The Sander lucioperca isolate FBNREF2018 chromosome 15, SLUC_FBN_1.2, whole genome shotgun sequence genome window below encodes:
- the grem2a gene encoding gremlin-2, with product MLWRITIPVILAGVLCITGETKKHRPQGSIPSPYKTKGNLSSERHHRLLQQKPEMLSSSREALVVTERRYLRRDWCKTQPLRQTVSEEGCRSRTVVNRFCYGQCNSFYIPRHMGPSSGQAQNRGQASGSGRKGHNKAQEPFQSCSFCRPHRITQLTVQLDCPDLQPPFRHRKVQRVKQCRCMSVDVSGHGKL from the coding sequence ATGCTGTGGAGAATAACTATCCCAGTCATACTGGCTGGTGTGCTCTGCATCACCGGAGAGACCAAAAAGCACCGGCCCCAGGGATCCATCCCGTCCCCGTACAAGACCAAAGGAAACCTGTCCTCAGAACGTCACCACCGGCTATTGCAGCAGAAACCAGAGATGCTATCCTCCAGCCGCGAGGCCTTGGTAGTGACAGAGCGCCGATACCTCCGCAGAGACTGGTGCAAGACCCAACCTCTCCGTCAGACAGTCAGTGAAGAGGGCTGCCGCAGCCGCACTGTGGTCAACCGTTTTTGCTACGGTCAATGCAACTCCTTCTACATCCCCCGCCATATGGGCCCTAGCTCGGGTCAGGCCCAGAATCGAGGCCAAGCCTCAGGCTCTGGAAGGAAAGGCCACAACAAGGCCCAGGAGCCGTTCCAGTCCTGCTCCTTCTGCAGGCCACACCGCATCACACAGCTCACAGTTCAGCTAGACTGCCCAGACCTGCAGCCCCCTTTCAGACACCGTAAGGTGCAGAGGGTCAAACAGTGTCGCTGCATGTCTGTGGATGTGAGTGGCCATGGGAAACTGTGA
- the rgs7a gene encoding regulator of G-protein signaling 7a produces MAQTNSGGQGTNGVADESPNMIVYRKMEEVIARMQDDKNGIPIRTVKSFLTKIPSVFSGSEIVQWMIKNLDIEDQVEALHLGTLMAAHGYFFPISDHVLTLKDDGTFYRFQTPYFWPSNCWEPENTDYAVYLCKRTMQNKARLELADYEAESLARLQRAFARKWEFIFMQAEAQAKVDKKRDKIERKILDSQERAFWDVHRPVPGCVNTTEVDIKKSSRMKNPHKTRKSVYGLQNDIRTHSPTHTPAPEAKQPTEEELQEQIIFWQLQLDRHRLKMSKVAESLLAYTEQYVEYDPFLTPSDPSNPWISDDATLWELEASKEPGQQRVKRWAFGIDEVLKDPVGREQFLKFLESEFSSENLRFWLAVQELKKRPIREVPTRVQEIWQEFLAPGAPSAINVDSKSYDKTTQNVKDPGRYAFEDAQEHIYKLMKSDSYSRFIRSSAYQELLQAKKKKSKNLF; encoded by the exons ATGGAGGAAGTAATAGCACGCATGCAGGATGACAAAAATGGCATTCCCATCCGAACAGTGAAAAGTTTTCTAACCAAGATCCCCAGTGTTTTTTCAG GTTCTGAAATTGTACAGTGGATGATCAAGAATCTGGACATCGAAGATCAAG TGGAGGCTCTTCACCTAGGAACTCTAATGGCTGCACATGGTTACTTCTTCCCCATCTCAGACCACGTCCTCACTCTCAAAGATGATGGCACTTTCTATAGGTTTCAG ACTCCATACTTTTGGCCATCAAACTGCTGGGAACCAGAAAACACAGACTATG CTGTTTACCTCTGCAAAAGAACAATGCAAAATAAAGCACGTCTGGAGCTTGCAGACTATGAAGCG GAGAGCTTAGCAAGGCTACAGAGAGCTTTCGCCAGGAAATGGGAGTTCATTTTTATGCAAGCAGAAGCACAAGCGAA AGTGGAtaagaaaagagacaaaattgAGAGGAAAATTCTCGACAGTCAGGAAAGAGCATTCTGGGACGTGCACAGACCAGTG CCAGGATGTGTGAATACAACAGAAGTTGACATAAAGAAGTCGTCCAGAATGAAAAATCCCCACAAAACCAGAAAG TCTGTGTATGGGCTGCAGAATGATATCCGTACCCACAGCCCAACCCACACCCCTGCCCCAGAGGCCAAGCAGCCTACAGAAGAAGAACTGCAGGAACAG ATCATCTTTTGGCAATTACAATTAGACAGGCATCGACTGAAAATGTCCAAAGTGGCAGAGAG TTTGCTGGCCTACACAGAGCAGTACGTCGAATACGACCCCTTCCTCACGCCTTCAGATCCATCCAACCCATGGATCTCAGATGATGCCACACTCTGGGAGCTTGAAGCCAG TAAGGAGCCAGGCCAGCAGAGGGTAAAGAGGTGGGCTTTCGGCATCGATGAGGTTCTCAAAGATCCAGTGGGGAGAGAGCAGTTCCTCAAGTTCCTGGAGTCTGAGTTCAGCTCAGAGAATCTCAG GTTCTGGCTAGCGGTCCAGGAACTAAAGAAACGTCCCATCAGAGAAGTTCCAACCCGGGTTCAGGAGATCTGGCAGGAGTTTCTGGCCCCTGGAGCACCCAGTGCCATCAACGTGGACTCTAAGAGCTACGACAAAACCACCCAGAATGTCAAAGATCCTGGACGCTACGCTTTTGAGGATGCACAG GAACACATCTACAAGTTGATGAAGAGTGATTCTTACAGCCGTTTTATCCGCTCCAGTGCCTACCAGGAGTTATTACAGGCCAAGAAGAAG AAAAGTAAGAACTTGTTCTGA